From the genome of Halorussus caseinilyticus, one region includes:
- a CDS encoding NADH-quinone oxidoreductase subunit N has protein sequence MAVELPTWTALGPALVLGLTGLLLLVLDSINPNSTNRGLLAGTATLGSLAAAGLSAWYLFAGTGDDPIRLYQDSLVIDTMSLFFAFVFASVTVLVVVASYDYLRDHSYQAEYYALVSLAATGMTLMAAANSLAVVFVSLELASLPSYALVAILKKNRGSVEAGLKYFLIGALSSSIFAYGISLVYGVTGSMLLPDVASGVGSTELTGVLGIGVMMVLGGFAFKTASVPFHFWAPEAYEGAPAPISAFLSSASKAAGFAVAFRVFTVAFPVEELVTGATAGVDWVLAAQILAVVTMTLGNFAAATQDKVKRMLAYSSIGHAGYVFIGLAALSGGNDEFVLGASMAHLLVYGFMNTGAFLFIGLTEYWSVGRKFEDFNGLSTQAPFACVAMTVFLFSLAGLPPFGGFVSKYFLFAAAVGAGFWWLAAAGAINSALSLYYYSRVVKAMWIEDPSGEFDIESKPVGLYAALAAAAIVTVLLLPGFGPVWQFATDAAAALVA, from the coding sequence ATGGCGGTCGAACTACCGACGTGGACGGCACTCGGTCCGGCGCTCGTCCTCGGACTGACGGGACTGCTCCTGTTGGTCCTCGACAGCATCAATCCTAACTCGACCAACCGCGGCCTGCTGGCCGGAACCGCGACCCTCGGGTCGCTGGCGGCGGCCGGACTCTCGGCGTGGTACCTGTTCGCGGGCACGGGCGACGACCCGATTCGGCTCTATCAGGACTCGCTCGTCATCGACACGATGAGCCTGTTCTTCGCGTTCGTGTTCGCCAGCGTGACCGTGCTGGTCGTGGTCGCCAGCTACGACTACCTGCGCGACCACTCCTATCAGGCCGAGTACTACGCGCTCGTCTCCCTCGCGGCGACGGGCATGACGCTGATGGCGGCCGCTAACAGCCTCGCGGTGGTGTTCGTCAGCCTCGAACTCGCCAGTCTGCCGTCGTACGCGCTGGTCGCCATCCTGAAGAAGAACCGCGGGAGCGTCGAGGCGGGTCTGAAGTACTTCCTCATCGGCGCGCTCTCGTCGTCCATCTTCGCTTACGGCATCAGCCTCGTCTACGGCGTCACGGGGTCGATGCTCCTGCCGGATGTCGCAAGCGGCGTCGGCAGTACGGAACTGACCGGCGTCCTCGGCATCGGCGTGATGATGGTGCTGGGCGGGTTCGCGTTCAAGACCGCCTCGGTCCCGTTCCACTTCTGGGCACCCGAGGCCTACGAAGGCGCACCCGCGCCCATCTCGGCGTTCCTCTCGTCGGCATCGAAGGCCGCCGGGTTCGCCGTGGCGTTCCGCGTGTTCACCGTCGCGTTCCCGGTCGAAGAACTCGTCACGGGTGCGACCGCGGGCGTCGATTGGGTCCTCGCGGCCCAGATTCTGGCGGTCGTGACGATGACGCTCGGTAACTTCGCGGCCGCGACCCAAGACAAAGTGAAGCGGATGCTCGCGTACTCCTCTATCGGACACGCGGGCTACGTCTTCATCGGGCTGGCGGCGCTGTCGGGCGGCAACGACGAGTTCGTCCTCGGCGCGAGCATGGCCCACCTGCTCGTCTACGGCTTCATGAACACGGGCGCGTTCCTGTTCATCGGTCTCACCGAGTACTGGTCGGTCGGCCGGAAGTTCGAGGACTTCAACGGTCTGTCCACGCAAGCGCCGTTCGCGTGCGTGGCGATGACCGTCTTCCTGTTCAGCCTCGCCGGTCTCCCGCCGTTCGGCGGCTTCGTGAGCAAGTACTTCCTGTTCGCGGCGGCCGTCGGCGCGGGCTTCTGGTGGCTCGCCGCCGCGGGTGCCATCAACAGCGCGCTGTCGCTGTACTACTACTCGCGGGTCGTGAAGGCGATGTGGATAGAGGACCCCTCGGGCGAGTTCGACATCGAGTCCAAGCCCGTCGGTCTCTACGCCGCGCTCGCCGCGGCCGCAATCGTCACGGTCCTGCTGTTGCCCGGATTCGGTCCGGTCTGGCAGTTCGCCACCGACGCGGCGGCGGCACTCGTGGCCTGA
- a CDS encoding complex I subunit 4 family protein: MWIEALIAVTLASAFAVFLAPNKVAGKLAFALSLLPLVGSLWMYSTYEASGNALLEGSELAFETNFDWVVAGPYALNWHVGLDGISMPLVALTTVLTSLALLASWTPIDERQSQFYGLMLFLEASLLGVFSALDFFLWFVFWEMVLVPMYVLIGVWGGPRRKYAAIKMFVYTNIASLVMFIGFIALVFGLGDSVTTLDMPAVAQALRAGELGSLGPVGAETLKVAAFVAMFAGFAVKVPVVPFHTWLPDAHVEAPTPVSIMLAGVLLKMGTYALLRFNFTMLPEVAQNNAQIIALFAVVSVIYGAMLALAQSDLKRIVAYSSVSSMGYVILGLVAYTLYGMGGATFQMVAHGLISGLMFMSVGVIYNTTHTRMVSDMSGLASKMPITVAVFVAGAFGYMGLPLMAGFAAELFIFLGSFGAFAGSVWFTAAAMFGIVVVAGYLLFAMQRTLFGTFEVETDYEVGPAAFHDVAPLVVLILLVILLGVDPNIFYGMIQDAVNPLVPAAGGGV, encoded by the coding sequence ATGTGGATTGAAGCACTCATCGCGGTGACGTTGGCGAGCGCGTTCGCGGTGTTCCTCGCCCCGAACAAGGTGGCGGGCAAACTCGCGTTCGCGCTCAGTCTGCTCCCGCTCGTCGGGAGCCTCTGGATGTACAGCACGTACGAGGCCAGCGGCAACGCCCTCTTGGAGGGGAGCGAACTGGCCTTCGAGACGAACTTCGATTGGGTCGTCGCGGGACCGTACGCGCTGAACTGGCACGTCGGACTCGACGGCATCAGCATGCCGCTGGTCGCGCTGACCACGGTACTCACGTCGCTGGCACTGCTGGCGTCGTGGACGCCCATCGACGAGCGCCAGAGCCAGTTCTACGGCCTGATGCTCTTCCTCGAGGCGAGCCTGCTCGGTGTCTTCTCGGCACTGGACTTCTTCCTGTGGTTCGTCTTCTGGGAGATGGTGCTAGTTCCGATGTACGTCCTCATCGGCGTCTGGGGCGGTCCCCGGCGCAAGTACGCGGCCATCAAGATGTTCGTCTACACGAACATCGCCAGCCTCGTGATGTTCATCGGGTTCATCGCTCTGGTGTTCGGTCTCGGCGACTCGGTGACGACCCTCGACATGCCCGCCGTCGCCCAAGCGCTTCGCGCGGGCGAACTCGGTAGTCTGGGTCCGGTCGGCGCGGAGACCCTGAAGGTGGCGGCGTTCGTCGCCATGTTCGCCGGATTCGCGGTGAAGGTTCCGGTGGTCCCGTTCCACACGTGGCTTCCGGACGCCCACGTCGAGGCCCCGACGCCGGTTTCGATTATGCTGGCCGGGGTCCTGCTGAAGATGGGTACCTACGCCCTGCTCCGGTTCAACTTCACGATGCTCCCGGAGGTGGCTCAGAACAACGCCCAAATCATCGCGCTGTTCGCGGTGGTCAGCGTCATCTACGGCGCGATGCTGGCGTTGGCTCAATCGGACCTCAAGCGCATCGTGGCGTACTCCTCGGTGTCTTCGATGGGGTACGTCATCCTCGGACTCGTGGCGTACACGCTCTACGGCATGGGCGGTGCGACCTTCCAGATGGTCGCTCACGGTCTCATCTCGGGCCTGATGTTCATGTCGGTCGGCGTCATCTACAACACGACCCACACCCGGATGGTCTCGGACATGTCCGGACTGGCGAGCAAGATGCCGATTACGGTCGCGGTGTTCGTCGCGGGCGCGTTCGGCTACATGGGCCTGCCGCTGATGGCCGGGTTCGCCGCCGAACTGTTCATCTTCCTCGGGTCGTTCGGCGCGTTCGCTGGCTCGGTGTGGTTCACGGCCGCCGCGATGTTCGGCATCGTCGTGGTCGCGGGCTACCTGCTGTTCGCCATGCAACGCACCCTGTTCGGCACGTTCGAGGTCGAGACCGACTACGAGGTCGGTCCGGCCGCGTTCCACGACGTGGCTCCCCTCGTGGTCCTCATCCTGTTGGTCATCCTGCTGGGCGTGGACCCGAACATCTTCTACGGCATGATTCAGGACGCAGTGAATCCGCTGGTTCCGGCGGCCGGAGGTGGTGTATAG
- the nuoL gene encoding NADH-quinone oxidoreductase subunit L, translating into MAALPFELTPVIAALPFVSFLIALFVGAFAPRLLPKGGAIPGILATGGSLLLSLWVFLTVSGGETYHEYVTWVAGTGEATFDLHLGVLVDPLSSMMLIIVSLVAFLVHIFSLGYMNDEGETGLPRYYAGLGLFTASMLSFVFADNLLMAFMFFELVGLCSWLLIGFWFRDDAPPSAAKKAFLVTRFGDYFFLVGLVGVFATFGTSMFVAGEGIESFPHIAEQVLAGEGAAEVTTYLGLDPQAWFAVLGLLILGGVVGKSAQFPLHTWLPDAMEGPTPVSALIHAATMVAAGVYLVARIYGFYALLPQVLALIAFVGGFTALFAATMGVVKREIKQVLAYSTISQYGYMMLGLGAGGYVASTFHLMTHAFFKALLFLGAGSVIIAMHHNEDMWDMGGLKEKMPVTYYAFLSGSLALAGIVPFAGFWSKDEILYEALVHGLNTPLLLAAYVMGLLAVFFTGFYTFRMVALTFHGEPRSDTARNPHDVRWNVKGPLAVLGVLAAVAGVVNMLPVQKVLGVKGIDFLHQWLDSGPEALSAHHYSELLHDFAHYSAGTIGSEVTTVLLGAGLSLALALAGAGLAWKLYAVPSPEEHTEKLGGAKTVLFNNYYQDEYQVWLAEGFTLPLARAADKFDQGVIDGVVNGVSSVSLFGGSRLKRVQTGVVSNYAFLLTTSFVVLLVVVGLVGGWF; encoded by the coding sequence ATGGCAGCACTCCCCTTCGAACTGACTCCGGTCATCGCGGCCCTGCCGTTCGTATCGTTCCTAATCGCCCTCTTCGTCGGCGCGTTCGCCCCGCGACTGCTCCCCAAGGGCGGCGCGATTCCGGGCATCCTCGCCACCGGCGGTTCGCTGCTCCTGTCGCTGTGGGTGTTCCTCACGGTGTCGGGCGGCGAGACCTACCACGAGTACGTGACGTGGGTCGCGGGCACTGGCGAGGCGACGTTCGACCTGCATCTGGGCGTTCTCGTCGACCCGCTGTCGTCGATGATGCTCATCATCGTCTCGCTGGTCGCGTTCCTCGTCCACATCTTCAGCCTCGGATACATGAACGACGAGGGCGAGACGGGCCTGCCCCGGTACTACGCCGGTCTGGGTCTGTTCACCGCGAGCATGCTGTCGTTCGTGTTCGCGGACAACCTGCTGATGGCGTTCATGTTCTTCGAGCTGGTGGGCCTGTGTTCGTGGCTCCTCATCGGCTTCTGGTTCCGCGACGACGCGCCGCCGAGCGCCGCGAAGAAGGCGTTCCTCGTCACCCGCTTCGGTGACTACTTCTTCCTCGTCGGACTCGTCGGCGTCTTCGCCACCTTCGGCACGTCGATGTTCGTCGCGGGCGAGGGCATCGAGTCGTTCCCCCACATCGCCGAACAGGTTCTCGCGGGCGAGGGCGCGGCCGAGGTGACGACCTACCTCGGTCTCGACCCGCAGGCGTGGTTCGCGGTCCTCGGACTGCTCATCCTCGGCGGCGTCGTCGGCAAGTCCGCGCAGTTCCCACTGCACACGTGGCTTCCCGACGCCATGGAGGGTCCAACTCCCGTCTCCGCGCTCATTCACGCGGCGACGATGGTCGCGGCGGGCGTCTACCTCGTCGCGCGCATCTACGGGTTCTACGCCCTGCTTCCGCAGGTGCTGGCGCTCATCGCGTTCGTCGGCGGCTTCACGGCGCTGTTCGCGGCGACGATGGGCGTCGTCAAGCGCGAAATCAAGCAGGTGCTGGCGTACTCGACCATCTCCCAGTACGGCTACATGATGCTCGGACTGGGTGCTGGCGGTTACGTCGCATCGACTTTCCACCTGATGACCCACGCCTTCTTCAAGGCACTGTTGTTCCTCGGTGCGGGGTCGGTCATCATCGCGATGCACCACAACGAGGACATGTGGGACATGGGCGGTCTCAAGGAGAAGATGCCCGTGACCTACTACGCGTTCCTCTCCGGTTCGCTCGCGCTGGCGGGCATCGTCCCGTTCGCGGGCTTCTGGTCGAAGGACGAGATTCTCTACGAGGCGCTCGTTCACGGCCTGAACACGCCGCTGCTGCTGGCGGCCTACGTGATGGGTCTGCTCGCGGTGTTCTTCACCGGCTTCTACACCTTCCGGATGGTCGCGCTGACCTTCCACGGTGAACCCCGGTCCGACACCGCGCGCAACCCCCACGACGTTCGCTGGAACGTGAAGGGTCCGCTCGCGGTCCTCGGCGTCCTCGCGGCAGTCGCGGGCGTCGTCAACATGCTCCCGGTTCAGAAGGTACTCGGCGTGAAAGGCATCGACTTCCTCCACCAGTGGCTCGACAGTGGTCCCGAGGCGCTCTCGGCCCACCACTACAGCGAGTTGCTCCACGACTTCGCCCACTACTCGGCGGGCACCATCGGCTCGGAGGTTACGACCGTCCTGCTCGGCGCGGGCCTCTCGCTGGCGCTCGCGCTGGCTGGCGCGGGACTCGCGTGGAAGCTCTACGCCGTCCCCTCGCCCGAGGAACACACCGAAAAACTCGGCGGTGCGAAGACGGTGCTGTTCAACAACTACTACCAAGACGAGTATCAGGTCTGGCTCGCGGAGGGCTTCACCCTGCCGCTCGCTCGCGCCGCGGACAAGTTCGACCAAGGCGTCATCGACGGCGTGGTCAACGGCGTCTCCAGCGTGAGCCTGTTCGGTGGGAGTCGCCTCAAGCGCGTCCAGACCGGCGTGGTGTCGAACTACGCCTTCCTGTTGACGACGAGCTTCGTCGTCCTTCTCGTCGTCGTCGGTCTCGTGGGAGGTTGGTTCTGA
- the nuoK gene encoding NADH-quinone oxidoreductase subunit NuoK — MVPIQYYLLLSAAVFAIGVFGILTRRNALLFLMSVELLLNAANINLVAFSRFHGNLTGQTFSLFTLALAAAEVAVGIGIILVLYRNFADVDVTEATTMRW, encoded by the coding sequence ATGGTTCCGATTCAGTACTACCTCCTGCTCTCGGCCGCCGTCTTCGCAATCGGCGTCTTCGGCATCCTGACCCGCCGGAACGCGCTGTTGTTCCTGATGAGCGTGGAGCTACTGCTGAACGCGGCGAACATCAACCTCGTCGCGTTCTCGCGGTTCCACGGCAACCTGACGGGCCAGACGTTCAGTCTGTTCACGCTGGCGCTGGCGGCCGCCGAAGTCGCAGTGGGTATCGGCATCATCCTCGTCCTGTATCGCAACTTCGCGGACGTGGACGTAACCGAAGCGACAACGATGAGGTGGTGA
- a CDS encoding NADH-quinone oxidoreductase subunit J, which translates to MTTKSNDDGSRMLPGVAALALFAVMAWVFVGAEFGDAASGFGGDASITASIGYAMFNIPAQNAVPSEGFLIPFEIIDLVLVAALVGAVMLARRDEGGEITSALRSKAADKKGSPQDVVGESSGREVATDGGEQ; encoded by the coding sequence ATGACTACGAAATCCAACGACGACGGAAGCCGGATGTTACCCGGCGTAGCCGCCCTCGCGCTATTCGCAGTGATGGCGTGGGTGTTCGTCGGTGCGGAGTTCGGTGACGCCGCCAGCGGTTTCGGCGGCGACGCGAGTATCACCGCCAGCATCGGCTACGCGATGTTCAACATCCCGGCGCAGAACGCCGTGCCGAGCGAAGGGTTCCTGATTCCCTTCGAGATTATCGACCTCGTGCTGGTCGCCGCGCTCGTCGGCGCGGTCATGCTGGCCCGCCGCGACGAAGGCGGCGAGATTACGTCGGCCCTGCGCTCGAAAGCGGCCGACAAGAAGGGTTCGCCCCAAGATGTCGTCGGCGAGTCGTCCGGGCGCGAAGTTGCGACCGACGGAGGTGAGCAGTGA
- a CDS encoding NADH-quinone oxidoreductase subunit J: MVYETLTFGLFALVTIASSLGVVLARDVWHSALLLGVALLSVAVHYVMLQAEFLAAMQILVYVGGVLILITFAVMLTRQATTEEVTEV; encoded by the coding sequence ATGGTATACGAGACACTTACGTTCGGGTTGTTCGCTCTCGTCACGATAGCGAGCAGTCTGGGCGTCGTCCTGGCGCGGGACGTGTGGCACTCGGCGTTACTGCTTGGTGTCGCGCTACTTTCCGTCGCGGTACACTACGTGATGCTGCAGGCCGAGTTCCTCGCAGCGATGCAAATCCTCGTCTACGTGGGCGGGGTTCTCATCCTCATCACGTTCGCCGTGATGCTCACGCGTCAGGCCACGACAGAGGAGGTGACAGAGGTATGA
- a CDS encoding NuoI/complex I 23 kDa subunit family protein — translation MIGVLKSMATTLKHALDGSTFTVEYPDVAPEVSPRFRGVHKFSQERCIWCRQCENVCPNDTIQIVQDDQRNGEQYNLHIGQCIYCRLCEEVCPVDAILLTENFEFTGDTKDDLVYNKEQLKNVPWYKDIDPLESREPDRSAWIGEGEGEVDYQ, via the coding sequence ATGATTGGTGTACTGAAATCGATGGCGACGACGCTGAAGCACGCACTGGACGGGTCCACGTTCACGGTCGAGTACCCCGACGTGGCACCCGAAGTAAGCCCTCGGTTCCGCGGGGTCCACAAGTTCAGCCAAGAGCGCTGTATCTGGTGTCGCCAGTGCGAGAACGTCTGTCCGAACGACACGATTCAAATCGTTCAGGACGACCAGCGCAACGGCGAGCAGTACAACCTCCACATCGGACAGTGCATCTACTGTCGGTTGTGCGAGGAAGTGTGCCCCGTAGACGCAATCCTGCTCACGGAGAACTTCGAGTTCACGGGCGACACGAAAGACGACCTCGTGTACAACAAAGAGCAGTTGAAGAACGTCCCGTGGTACAAGGACATAGACCCCCTCGAATCCCGCGAACCCGACCGCAGTGCGTGGATTGGCGAGGGCGAAGGCGAGGTGGACTACCAGTAA
- a CDS encoding complex I subunit 1/NuoH family protein produces MTGFVPLQGQAEPLLPETIGEWLFGANMAPWQEAIAAFLGAFLIGNIMLAMTGVAGPWAKRKITAAFTDRIAVNRVGPAGLLIIVADAVRLLGKELIIPDNADRPAFDIAPIVMAGSALLGFAVIPMGHIFGVNIHLADPETGMAYVFAVASIATLALAMAGYASSNKYSMMGGLRAIAQNIAYEIPLVVTAASVVLFTDTLQMSGIVAAQQEALFTIAGVTIPSWFAFVNPFAFILFVVANLAEVGRNPFDIPEAPTEIVGGYQTEYSSVYFVLFYLGEFLHIFLGGAIITTLFLGGASGPFLPESLNFVWFVVKIWAVFLFTQWARSAVPRVRIDQLIEIGWKGMLVLSFANLVLTAVIVGVML; encoded by the coding sequence ATGACCGGGTTCGTTCCCCTACAGGGTCAGGCCGAACCCCTGCTCCCCGAGACCATCGGGGAGTGGCTGTTCGGCGCGAACATGGCCCCGTGGCAGGAGGCGATTGCGGCGTTCCTCGGCGCGTTCCTCATCGGCAACATCATGCTAGCGATGACGGGCGTCGCCGGGCCGTGGGCCAAGCGGAAGATTACCGCGGCGTTCACCGACCGCATCGCAGTCAACCGGGTCGGTCCCGCGGGTCTGCTCATCATCGTGGCCGACGCCGTTCGCCTCCTCGGGAAAGAACTCATCATCCCCGACAACGCCGACCGTCCGGCCTTCGACATCGCGCCAATCGTGATGGCGGGGTCGGCACTGCTCGGGTTCGCGGTCATTCCGATGGGTCACATTTTCGGCGTCAACATCCACCTCGCGGACCCCGAGACGGGGATGGCGTACGTGTTCGCGGTCGCTTCTATCGCGACGCTCGCACTGGCGATGGCTGGCTACGCGTCGAGTAACAAGTACTCGATGATGGGCGGTCTGCGCGCAATCGCGCAGAACATCGCCTACGAGATTCCGCTCGTCGTGACGGCGGCGTCGGTCGTGCTGTTCACCGACACGCTCCAGATGAGTGGCATCGTCGCGGCCCAGCAGGAGGCGCTGTTCACTATCGCGGGCGTCACGATTCCGTCGTGGTTCGCGTTCGTGAACCCCTTCGCGTTCATCCTGTTCGTGGTGGCGAACCTCGCGGAAGTCGGCCGGAATCCGTTCGACATCCCGGAAGCGCCGACCGAAATCGTCGGAGGGTACCAGACCGAATACTCGTCGGTGTACTTCGTGCTGTTCTACCTCGGCGAGTTCCTCCACATCTTCCTCGGCGGAGCAATCATCACGACGCTGTTCCTCGGCGGCGCGAGCGGTCCGTTCCTGCCCGAATCGTTGAACTTCGTCTGGTTCGTCGTCAAGATTTGGGCCGTCTTCCTGTTCACGCAGTGGGCGCGTTCGGCGGTTCCCCGCGTCCGCATCGACCAACTCATCGAAATCGGCTGGAAGGGCATGCTCGTCCTGAGCTTCGCTAACCTCGTCCTGACGGCCGTCATCGTTGGGGTGATGCTCTAA
- a CDS encoding NADH-quinone oxidoreductase subunit D, whose product MSLEERTPDVGVTEAGLDYDELADLLGERVLDREEHLNAEGFVVRPDEVQQTLRTLRDEAGFDHLSCLTAQDYEDRYESIYHLKKYDDPTQEVSVVVPTDAENPTSESATPVYKTAEWHEREAYDLVGIDYDDHPNLTRILLPETWQGHPLSSDYDQDKPQIVSFEENANPLEADHRESGEGSDTMFLNIGPHHPATHGVLHLEVTLDGEQVADVAPDIGYIHRCDEQMCQQSTYRHQIMPYPDRWDWGGAGLLNEWAYARAAEELNDIEVPEYAKVIRTLSAELSRLLSHILAVGAYALDVIGDFTATFMYGIQEREKVQNILEDLTGQRMMFNYFRLGGVVWDLPEPREAWFEKIREFIDDMPAALEEFHDLLSRNEILQKRTIDTGVIEPEVAKQYGCTGPVARGSGIDYDLRRDDPYGYYDELDWNVVTEDGCDNYARLLVRMREIEESAKIVSQCVDLLESWPEDERNIQSNVPRTLKPDPDTEIYKAVEAAKGELGIYIRSDGTDKPGRFKIRGPSFSNLQALPAMTQGDYLPDLIATIGSLDTIMGEVDR is encoded by the coding sequence ATGAGCTTAGAAGAACGCACTCCGGACGTAGGCGTCACGGAGGCCGGTCTCGACTACGACGAACTGGCCGACCTGCTGGGTGAACGCGTCCTCGACCGCGAGGAACACCTCAACGCCGAGGGGTTCGTCGTCCGACCCGACGAGGTTCAACAGACCCTCCGGACGCTCCGCGACGAAGCGGGCTTCGACCACCTCTCGTGTCTCACCGCGCAGGACTACGAGGACCGCTACGAGAGCATCTACCACCTCAAGAAGTACGACGACCCGACCCAAGAGGTCAGCGTCGTCGTCCCGACCGACGCTGAGAACCCGACCAGCGAGTCGGCGACGCCGGTCTACAAGACCGCCGAGTGGCACGAGCGCGAGGCCTACGACTTGGTGGGAATCGACTACGACGACCACCCCAACCTCACTCGCATCCTCCTGCCCGAGACGTGGCAGGGCCACCCGCTGAGTTCGGACTACGACCAAGACAAACCGCAAATCGTCTCGTTCGAAGAGAACGCCAACCCGCTGGAGGCCGACCACCGCGAGTCCGGCGAGGGGTCGGACACGATGTTCCTCAACATCGGCCCGCACCACCCGGCGACCCACGGCGTTCTCCACCTCGAAGTGACGCTCGACGGCGAACAGGTCGCGGATGTCGCGCCGGACATCGGCTACATCCACCGGTGCGACGAACAGATGTGCCAGCAGTCCACCTACCGCCACCAGATAATGCCGTACCCGGACCGATGGGACTGGGGCGGCGCGGGACTGCTCAACGAGTGGGCCTACGCTCGCGCGGCGGAGGAACTCAACGACATCGAAGTCCCCGAGTACGCGAAGGTGATTCGGACGCTGAGCGCGGAACTCAGCCGTCTCCTCTCGCACATCCTCGCGGTCGGCGCGTACGCGCTAGACGTTATCGGTGACTTCACCGCGACGTTCATGTACGGCATCCAAGAGCGCGAGAAGGTCCAGAACATCTTGGAGGACCTGACGGGCCAGCGGATGATGTTCAACTACTTCCGACTCGGCGGGGTCGTCTGGGACCTGCCCGAACCCCGCGAAGCGTGGTTCGAGAAGATTCGGGAGTTCATCGACGACATGCCCGCCGCGCTGGAGGAGTTCCACGACCTGCTGAGTCGCAACGAAATCCTCCAGAAGCGGACCATCGACACGGGAGTCATCGAACCCGAAGTCGCCAAGCAGTACGGCTGTACGGGACCGGTCGCCCGCGGGTCGGGCATCGACTACGACCTGCGCCGGGACGACCCCTACGGCTACTACGACGAACTCGACTGGAACGTCGTCACCGAAGACGGCTGTGACAACTACGCGCGACTGCTCGTCCGGATGCGCGAAATCGAGGAGTCGGCCAAAATCGTCAGCCAGTGCGTGGACCTGCTGGAGAGTTGGCCCGAAGACGAGCGCAACATCCAGTCGAACGTCCCGCGGACGCTCAAGCCCGACCCCGACACGGAAATCTACAAGGCGGTCGAGGCCGCCAAGGGCGAACTCGGCATCTACATCCGGTCTGACGGCACCGACAAACCCGGCCGGTTCAAGATTCGCGGACCGTCGTTCTCGAACCTGCAGGCGCTCCCGGCGATGACGCAGGGCGACTACCTGCCCGACCTCATCGCGACTATCGGAAGCCTCGACACCATCATGGGCGAGGTGGACCGCTAA
- a CDS encoding NADH-quinone oxidoreductase subunit B, with protein MSNEPRETIHGSTDPQTKTREARMEGVDNRFNSKLREAFGSSPFILTKFDKFMNWVRGSSMFMLQFGIACCSIEMMHTYAVKHDLDRFGSGVPRASPRQADVMIVPGTIVSKFAPRMKRIYDQMPEPKFVVNMGSCAISGGPFQEGYNVIKGAEEVIPVDIHVPGCPPRPEALIYGVVKLQERVANGETSPVTVKPYELEQFGDLERDEVVEKLAGEIDEETLVMRYNWTDSP; from the coding sequence ATGAGCAACGAACCACGGGAGACGATTCACGGTAGCACAGACCCGCAGACGAAAACACGGGAAGCCCGGATGGAGGGCGTGGACAACCGATTCAACTCCAAACTTCGGGAGGCGTTCGGCTCGTCGCCGTTCATCCTCACGAAGTTCGACAAGTTCATGAACTGGGTTCGGGGGTCCTCGATGTTCATGCTCCAGTTCGGTATCGCGTGCTGTAGCATCGAGATGATGCACACGTACGCGGTCAAACACGACCTCGACCGCTTCGGGTCCGGGGTTCCCCGCGCGTCGCCGCGACAGGCCGACGTGATGATTGTTCCGGGGACCATCGTCTCGAAGTTCGCCCCCCGGATGAAGCGGATTTACGACCAGATGCCCGAACCCAAGTTCGTCGTGAACATGGGCTCGTGTGCCATCTCGGGCGGTCCGTTCCAAGAGGGCTACAACGTCATCAAGGGTGCCGAGGAGGTCATCCCGGTGGACATCCACGTCCCCGGTTGCCCGCCTCGCCCCGAGGCGCTCATCTACGGCGTCGTCAAGTTGCAGGAGCGAGTCGCCAACGGCGAGACCAGTCCGGTGACGGTCAAGCCGTACGAACTGGAGCAGTTCGGCGACCTCGAACGCGACGAAGTTGTCGAAAAGCTCGCGGGCGAAATCGACGAGGAGACGCTCGTAATGCGTTACAACTGGACTGATTCGCCATGA
- a CDS encoding NADH-quinone oxidoreductase subunit A: protein MNPWIAIGALALVGLLIPVGMMAVSSLLRPTVPEKGKTTTYESGEVPTGGTRIRFNIQYYMVALLFVVFDIETVLIFPWTVIYRSAVSMDGVGLTKGLLPMLLFIGVLAVGLGWAWRNGAVRWVRNPDRSQRSVDRQ from the coding sequence ATGAATCCATGGATAGCTATTGGCGCGTTGGCGCTGGTGGGGCTGTTGATACCGGTCGGAATGATGGCGGTATCCAGCCTGCTCCGGCCCACCGTGCCCGAAAAAGGAAAAACCACCACCTACGAGAGCGGCGAAGTGCCGACGGGCGGCACGCGAATCCGCTTCAACATACAGTACTACATGGTCGCGTTGCTGTTCGTCGTCTTCGACATCGAGACCGTTCTCATCTTCCCTTGGACGGTCATCTACCGGAGCGCGGTCTCGATGGACGGCGTGGGCCTGACGAAGGGCCTGCTTCCGATGTTGCTGTTCATCGGCGTCCTCGCCGTCGGTCTCGGCTGGGCGTGGCGTAACGGTGCCGTACGGTGGGTACGAAATCCCGACCGTTCCCAACGGAGCGTCGATAGACAATGA